The genomic segment CTATTTTGGGGATTATTTTTAACCCTCAGAGCCTGGAAAACTTATCAAACGGAAGGAGAGGATTATGAAACGGCTTTCAAAGCATGGCGATTGAAAAAAACCGTTGGGAAATCTATTAATGCTTTTGCTGATAAAGTTTTAAAAGGATTGCAGTCTTAACGGATAAAATAGAAGAACTCGCCAAGAAACTGATGTAGAGATCAGTAAATTTACCTCTTTACATCCGTTTCTCCCTTTCAGGCTTAAGTATTTCTAACAATTAAAATATATTGCATAAGTTAAACAAATGTAAACTTGAACTGAGTGCAAATAAATGTTGCAAACTGACACACTTTCTAATTTTTCCCCTAAAATAATAAGTATAGAAGACTGACTGATTCTTATGAGGTGAGGCAGTATGAACATCTTAAAATCTGTTAAAGAAATGATGACCTATCTGACGGAAGCCGCAGGACGGATGTTTGTCGTCAGTGATGATATGTACCCCGCAGTCGGTACCCAACCCTTTGAAGGAACTCCCAACAAAGATCCGCGTTGGAAACACTAAAGATAACAACACAATTGAATGTGTGATTACCCCTTGTTTTTTCTCCCGCTTTCAAGATCACTTTAAATCCCTCGTAATGCTTTACGGGGGATTAATCTTTTTAGAGGATTTGATTGAGAAAAAAAGCTAAGGACGCACTTCCAAATGGAACAGTAAGATTATCAATCCCATATTTTGAAAAGCTTTCTAACGTCGTTGCTACAAGGGCTACAACTATTGAAATTATCCAAGTTGGTTGATCATTGCCCTGAATAACTAATAAAATGGTAAGGGAAATAATAAAACTAACGAATAGCATGGTTAGGGAACCTTCCCAACTTTTGGAACTTCCTAAAAAACAATATTGATGTTTACCCCATTGTTGACCAATCACGGCGGCTAAACCATCCCCCCAAGCCATGATTAAAATCCCTAAAGCAGCATATTGAGGTTGTTGAATTGTCCAAAACCAACCGATTAAAACCCCAATACTAATGGCATAGAAAAACGTTCCTAAACTGTTGCGTCCCACACTATTAATACTGGGAAGAATTGGAGTTTGATAGGAAATAATAGCAATGATCCCTGAAATTACACTGGCTGCAATTCCCACCCATGCGGGAATATTTAACCACCAAGCTAATAATATCACATTTCCAGTTCCGATATGCACAATTTTTCGGGAGACTTCAGCATTTACTGAAAAAACGCGGTTGAGTCCTTCTGCTATTACTAAGATTAAACCTAACCAAACCGCAACTAACGTGATTTGGAATCCTAAAGAAGGAATTTCAGTTAAACTCGGCATGGAATTAATCGGGTGTAAATTAACCTAAACTATTAGTATACGCTGATTGTTGTATTTTCAGAATTCCTCTAACCTTTATTCTTTTTAAGTATGTAAAGATAAATAAACAAGATCGCATTTTTTAACCTCTAATCAATTTTATGGTTTGAATACGGGTTAATAGTAAAAATGCGATCGCTTCTAAGAGAAGGGATGGTTTAGCAAGATTGTTTAAGTTTATAAACATTAGCAGAAAATTTATTTATCAAATAAGTTTATGATATAATATCCCTCTTCTGTCACTCTCCGAAATCAACAAGTAATAAAAAGTAGAGTTATCCATTGGGAAAATAAGATTGAAATTGATNGTCGTTATGGCTATGATATTGCGATCGCACTTATAAATGTTTATAATATGACAAATGCGTAAGTTCAGAACAAAATCTGGTTTAGTTTAGAAAAAATGGCGAAATGCGTGTTATCAGCCGAAAAATCCTGCGAGATTTCTGTGAAAGCCATGCGGATTCCTGTGATGCACTTTATGACTGGTACAGAGTGTCAAGTAAAGCTGAATGGCAGAACCTAATTGATGTTCAGCAGACTTATCCAAAAGCTGAAGCAGTTGGAAGTTTTACAGTATTTAATATTAAGGGAAATCGATATCGGCTGATAGTTGATTTGGTTTACGATTCTCAAAGGATCTACATCAAATATGTTTTGACTCACGCTGAGTATGATAAGGATGAGTGGAAAAATGATCCGTACTTTTGATGCAAAATCTTATACAGATTTACTTGTTCGATATCAACCAAAACCGATCGCAACTGAAGCAGAAAACGATGCAGCGATCGCTCTGGCTTGCGAACTAGAACACAGCCCCGATAGAACGCCGGAAGAAGATATATTTCTGGAGCTTTTGATAACGTTAATTGAAAAATTTGAATCTGAAAATTATTCCATTCCCCCAGAAAATTCTGCCTCAATGTTGCGACACTTAATGGATGCGAGAAATTTAGATAAATCTGACTTAATTCCAGTTTTGGGAACCGAAAAAAAGGTTGAGGAAATTATGGGTAATCGCCGGGTGTTTGAAATAGATGAAGCCAGAAAAATTGCCGACTTTTTCCAAGTCGATATTAGTTTATTTCTCGAATCGCGATCGCAGTCTATCTAACAGCAAAAGTGATCGCCTGTCCGATTTAGAAAGGAGATCGCTCTTTTTTACCACAGATAAATATAGAGGGAAGAAGGGCGATCACTCTTTTTTTTGCAAAGGCGATCGCATTTTTTAACCTCTAATCAATTTTATTGTTTGAATACGGGTTAATAGTAAAAATGCGATCGCTTTTAAGAAGGGCGGGTTTAGTAATATTATTACTGAGAATTGAATATTATTTCAGAACCCGCCCCTACGCTCTTATGGATATTTAAGTTAAATTTATACACTCACAAAAACATCGACAGTTAAGTTATCAGGAATAATGCCAGCTACAATTCCTAAATAATTATCACCCACTTTCAAGGCAGTAGCCATAATGGGTTCTGCACTATTCAAACTTAAGCTAATGGGTTCAAAAGACATCTCCGAAATAGAAAAAAGGAGGGGTAACAAGATGATAAAATTAAATTTTACCCCGGATTAGAGATGAGTAAATTAAGAGAGTATCTGGACAAGAACCCCCAGCAAGCAAAAAGGCTATTAGGGATGGAATATGAACAGCTAATAGAACTCATTCAAGCTGCGGAGTTATTAGAAGAAGAAAAACGACAGGAACAAGAAAAAACTAAAATCAGGTTGATTAAAGCAGGTGGGGGTCGTCGGCAGAAATTATCTGTGGAGGAACAAATCTTACTGACTCTAATTTATCTGCATCAAATGCCCACATTTCAAATGTTAGGGT from the Planktothrix tepida PCC 9214 genome contains:
- a CDS encoding diacylglycerol/polyprenol kinase family protein, whose protein sequence is MPSLTEIPSLGFQITLVAVWLGLILVIAEGLNRVFSVNAEVSRKIVHIGTGNVILLAWWLNIPAWVGIAASVISGIIAIISYQTPILPSINSVGRNSLGTFFYAISIGVLIGWFWTIQQPQYAALGILIMAWGDGLAAVIGQQWGKHQYCFLGSSKSWEGSLTMLFVSFIISLTILLVIQGNDQPTWIISIVVALVATTLESFSKYGIDNLTVPFGSASLAFFLNQIL
- a CDS encoding type II toxin-antitoxin system HigB family toxin, whose product is MSSKAEWQNLIDVQQTYPKAEAVGSFTVFNIKGNRYRLIVDLVYDSQRIYIKYVLTHAEYDKDEWKNDPYF
- a CDS encoding helix-turn-helix domain-containing protein, translating into MIRTFDAKSYTDLLVRYQPKPIATEAENDAAIALACELEHSPDRTPEEDIFLELLITLIEKFESENYSIPPENSASMLRHLMDARNLDKSDLIPVLGTEKKVEEIMGNRRVFEIDEARKIADFFQVDISLFLESRSQSI
- a CDS encoding helix-turn-helix domain-containing protein; the encoded protein is MSKLREYLDKNPQQAKRLLGMEYEQLIELIQAAELLEEEKRQEQEKTKIRLIKAGGGRRQKLSVEEQILLTLIYLHQMPTFQMLGLQFEVSESTANDIFHNWIKILRELLPASLLEQVKKTRVIGSG